TTCAAAGCCCTGAAGGAAACACCGGGCGCTTTTGCATTTGTACCGGGCAAACCACACCAGTCTGAAGTATACAAACGCATCACTACCGAAGATACTTCCTTGCGCATGCCGCCGGTGAATTCCAACCTGGCACTTACAGAGCATGAAATAGACCTTATTGAAAAATGGATCAAACAGGGAGCGAAATATAAACCGCACTGGGCCTTTGTGGCACCGCAACCGGTAAAACCACCGGTAGTGGATGATGAAAAATGGCCGCGTAACGAAATAGATAAGTTCGTTCTGCAGGGTATGGAAAATGCCGGGTTAAAACCCAACGGGGAAGCTGACAAGGAAAGGCTGTTAAAACGTGCCTGCCTGGATATTATCGGGCTGCCGCCCACGGTTGAGATGATGGACCGTTTCCTGGCGGATAATAGCGCAAATGCCTATGAAAAGATCATAGATACCCTGCTGGCCATGCCACAGTATGGAGAGAAAATGGCCATACACTGGATGGACGTAGCGCGCTTTGCAGATTCCCATGGCTACCAGGATGATAACTACCGCAGCCAATGGCCCTGGCGTGACTGGGTGATCCATGCTTTCAACGAAAATCTTCCCTATAATAAATTCGTGACCTGGCAACTGGCCGGGGACCTCATCCCCGGCGCTACCCGCGAACAATTGCTGGCAACGGGTTATAACCGTAATCATAAGATCACGGAAGAAGGTGGTGTGATCGATGAAGAATACCGGGTGGAATATGTTTCAGACCGTACCAATTCATTCGCCAAATCATTCCTGGGTGTTACCATGGAATGCGCACACTGCCATGACCATAAATATGATCCTTTCTCTCAGCAGGAATACTATCAACTGTATGCCTTCTTCAATAATGTAAAAGAAGTAGGACTGGAATCTACAGTAGGCGGGCCGGAAACATTCGCCAAGAAGCCTTATATGGAAATCTCCAATGAAGAGGTGAAGGGTGTATTGTCCTTTATTAATAAACCGGATACCAACCGCCTGATCGTTTCTGTAATGGGCGACCAGGATACTACCGTGCGTAAAACGTATATCCTCAACCGTGGTGTGTATGATGCGCATGGAACAGAAGTATTTCCCGGCACTCCCAAATCTATTCTTTCCTTTAATAATGCCACGCCTAACCGGCTGGGACTGGCGGACTGGTTATTCAGTCCAAAGAACCCGCTTGCGGCCAGGGTATTTGTAAACCGTATGTGGCAGGAAGTATTCGGCAGAGGTATTGTTAAAACTTCCGGAGACTTTGGTATGCAGGGAGAACTCCCCTCCCATCCTGCCCTGCTGGATTGGCTGGCAGTGGATTTCCGCACACATGGATGGGATATTAAACGCCTGATGAAGCAAATGCTGACCTCTGCTACTTATCGTCAGTCTGCCGTTGTACCGAAAGAAAAATTGCAGAAAGACCCTGATAATGTATGGCTGTCCCGCGCACCACGTTTCCGCTTACCTGCAGAACTGGTAAGAGACCTGGTACTCAGCAGCAGTGGCCTGCTCACAAAAAAGATCGGTGGGCCGAGCGTGAAACCTTATCAGCCGAAAGGGTTGTGGGAACTGGCTACATCGGGCCGGGGGCTGCTGGCAAGGTATCAGCAGGACCATGGTGAAAGCCTCTACCGGAGAGGACTGTATACGTTCATCAAACGTACGGTGCCTCCACCTTCGCTGATGATCTTTGATGGCAGCAACCGCGATCAGTGTGAAATAAAACGTTCCAATACCAATACACCGCTGCAGGCTTTGGTGATGCTGAACGATCCCCAGGTGCTGGAAGCTTCCAGGGTATTGGCAGCTAAACTGATGCAGGAAAAAAGCGATCCGGTGGAAAAAGCATTCCGCCTCATCGTATGCCGCAAACCAAGTGAAAAAGAACTCGCATTACTGCAGGAATATTATAAGGATCAGCAACAGCATTACCAGGGTAAACCTGCAGAAGCTACAAAGATCCTGAACGTGGGTGAATACCCTTTGCCGGAGAAAGCAAACAAACCGGCACTGGCTGCATTGATGCAGGTGGTCACCACTATTTATAACCTGGAAGAAACCCTCTCTAAATCCTGATATATGGACAAAGAATTTTTAGAACACGGGTTGAATATGAATCGCCGGAGATTCCTTTCCCGTTTAAGCCTGGGATTGGGAAGCGTAGCATTGGGCTCGCTGCTGATACCTGATCTGCTGAATGGCGGGGGTGCAGAAGAAATGGGATTCCCTCCCGGCATTCCACACTTTGCGCCGAAAGCAAAAAGAGTGATCTACCTTTTTCAGAACGGCGCACCTTCCCAACTGGAGACCTTTGATTACAAACCTATGCTGCGCCAGATGATGGGGCAGGAATTACCTGCTTCTATCCGCAACGGGCAACGCCTTACTGGTATGACTTCCGGCCAGGCCTCCTTCCCGCTGGTAGGTTCTTTCTATGACTTCAAACAATATGGTCAGTCCAGAGCATGGATCAGCGACCTGTTCCCTTATACAGCCAAAGTGGTGGATGATATCTGTATCATCAAATCCATGTATACGGAAGCCATTAATCACGACCCTGCATTGACCTTCTTCCAAACCGGCGCCCAGCAAGGGAACCGGCCAAGTATGGGAGCATGGCTCAGTTATGGTTTAGGCAGTGAGAACAAAAACCTTCCTGCATTCTGCGTACTACTTTCCAGAGGAAAAGGGAACGGACAGGGTGTATATTCCAAACTCTGGACAAATGGTTTCCTGGATAGTATTCACCAGGGTGTTCAGTTCAGCAGCGGCGAAAGCCCTGTATTATACCTGAACGATCCGGCAGGTATGGATTCCACCGGACGCCGCAAAATGCTGGATAAACTCTCCGAGCTGAACCAGCTTTCCTATGATCAGTTCGGTGACCCAGAGATCAATACCAAGATCCAGCAGTACGAAATGGCTTACCGCATGCAAACGGCAGTGCCGGATATCACGGACCTTTCCAAAGAGCCGGATGATATTATCAAACTGTATGGTCCTAACTGCCTTGTTCCCGGCACCTTTGCTTCCAACTGTCTGCTGGCCCGCAAACTCTCCGAAAACGGGGTACGTTTTGTACAGCTGTATCACCAGGGATGGGATCAGCACGGCAATCTGCCCAATGAAATGGCAGGGCAGGCAAAAGATGTGGACCAGGCTTCTGCAGCACTGATCACTGACCTGAAACAACGTGGCCTCCTGGATGAAACACTGGTGATCTGGGGCGGTGAATTTGGCAGAAGCAATTACAGCCAGGGTAAGTGGACGGCAGATAATTATGGCCGTGATCACCATCCCCGCTGCTTCTCCATCTGGATGGCAGGCGGTGGTGTAAAACCGGGTATCGTATATGGCGAAACGGATGATTTCGGCTATAACGTTACCAAAGATCCTGTGCATGTGCACGACTTCCAGGCTACCGTAATGAACCTCCTTGGCCTTGACCACGAAAAATTGATCTATAAACACCTTGGCCGCCGCTATCGCCTTACAGACGTGGCTGGCAATGTAATCACCAATCTTATTGCATAAAAATGGATAGAAGGAATTTTATACAGGCATCCGCGTTAATAGCCGGTAGTTTTTACATCAGCAAAGATCTGTTCGCAAAAGACAATGGCGCTGTTTATGGCCATAACAACATGCGCTACAGGATGGACAATAAATGGGGCAACCTGGACCCATCCAAATACCCCGTAAAAGATTGCCATGAAATGGTGCAGGATAAAAAAGGACGCATCATCCTGCTTACCAATGAAACAAAGAACAATATCCTCATCTATAACAAATCCGGCAAACTGCTCAACAGCTGGGGCCATGAATTCCCCGGTGCGCATGGCTTAACGCTGGCGCATGATCATCTCTACATAACGGATACGGATAAACACCAGGTGTTTAAAACCACACTGGATGGTAAAATATTACTGACCATTAACTTCCCGGAAGAAAGCGGCGTATACAAAGAAGCAAAAGCTTTTGTACCCACTGAAACCACCGTGGCAGACAATGGCGACTTTTACATTGCAGATGGTTACGGCTCCCAGTACATCCTGCATTATAATGCCGAAGGAAAACTGCAAAGCTTTTTCGGCGGAAGAGGAAAAGAAGATAAACACCTAGATAATGCACACGGCATTTGCATAGACAAACGTAACGGTACTCCTACCCTGCTGGTTACGGACCGTACGCGCAATTGCTTTAAACGCTTCAGCATGGCAGGAGAATTAATAGAAGTGATACCATTGCCAGGTGCATGCGTATGTCGCCCGGTGATCAAAGGAGATCATCTCTATGCCGCAGTATTACGTTCTCCTGATCTTGGTAAAGAAAACAGTGGTTTTGTTACCATCCTGGATAAAAACAACAAAGTAGTTTCCAATATCGGTGGCACTGCACCTGAGTATAAAGATGGTAAACTGCAACCTATGTTGCAGGCAGAAAAGATCTTTGCCAATCCGCATGATGTATGTGTGGATGATGAAGAAAATATTTATGTAGCGCAATGGGCTTCCGGGAAAGTATATCCCTATAAATTCAAACGGGTATAGCATGTTGAAAAGACTGGCCGAAAATCTATTGATCGCTGCAAATATTTTTATCCTTTTCCTCCTGGTGTTTTATCAGCACCTGCATTTACCTGCATGGTTGCAGGTGATAGGCAGAATGCATCCCCTGCTGTTACACTTCCCTATCGTATTACTGATCCTTGCGCTGGTATTGGACCTGCTGACCATACGCAGTGAACAGCTTGCTGCTTCGCTAAGGCCGCTGATCGGTCATCTCTGGCTGGCCGGAGCACTTACGGCTGCCATTACGGTGATCATGGGTTTATTCCTCTCCCGCGAAGAAGGTTACACAGGAGATATGCTGGCCTGGCATAAATGGTCCGGCATCGCTATCGTGTGGTTAGCCTCCCTGTTATACTGGTACCGCTATGTGAGAAAATCCATCATGATAACAGGCAGCGCACTGACATTGGTAAGTTTAGCAGTAGCAGGGCATTTTGGTGCGAATCTCACACATGGAAGTGATTTCCTGCTGGCGCCGGTTACTCCGCAACATTCCAAAGTAACTGTACCTATAGAACAGGCTGTGATCTTTGAGCACCTGGTAAAACCCATCCTTGAGCAAAAATGCCTCAGCTGCCATAATTCTGATAAGGCAAAAGGCGAACTGCTGATGGAAACACCTGCACAGATCCTGAAAGGTGGAAAGAGCGGGCCTTTGTTCATTGCCGGCAACCCCATGGCCAGCCTGATGATAGAACGCATCCATCTGCCGATGGAAGAAAAGAAACACATGCCCCCTACAGGCAAAACACAACTCAGCCTGCAGGAGATAGAAGTACTGCAACACTGGATCCGTTTAGGTGGTGATTTTAGAAAGACGGTAACTTCTCTGAAGAAAGAAGACAGCTTATATATTCTGGCAGCGCAGTTGTTAAAACCTGAAGTATCAGAAGATCAGTTCTCTTTTGCTGCAGCCAGCGAGGCAACTATAAAAAAACTGAGCAATAATTACCGGGTGATCTTTCCTTTATCCAGGAACTCACCTGCACTGATCGTTAACTTCTACAACAAAGAACAATACAGTGCGAAAGCATTGGAAGAACTGCTTCCTTTGAAAACACAGATCGTGGAATTACACCTGCAGAAAATGCCGGTGAAAGATGCAGAACTATCTGTCATCAAACAATTCAGCAATCTGCGGAAGATCAATCTTGATTTCTCTGCCATCACCGGCAGTACACTGCAGGAACTCACAGGACTTAAACACCTGCGTTCACTGGCTATTTCCGGAACCGGCGTCAACCTGCAAAACCTGCAGAAACTAAGGGCCAGCAAAAGCCTGGAAGAAGTGTATTGCTGGAATACGCCGCTTACAGAAAAAGACTGGCAGCAATTAGCTGCAGTAAAAAATATCCGCTTCGAGAAAGGGTATGATAATCGCGGCCAGGAGCCATTGAAACTGAATGCGCCCATGGTCAACAATGATCATGCTATCTTCCTGAGCAAACAAACACTGGCCATTACACATCCTATCAAGGGCGTGGAGATCAGGTATACGCTGGATGGCTCTGAGGTGGACAGTGTGAACTCACCTGTTTATAAAGATTCCATCACAGTAGATTCCAGTTTCACAGTAAAAGCAAAAGCGTATAAAACCGGCTGGTACGGCAGCGATGCTATAGAAGCACGTTTCCTGAAAACTACCTACAAACCGGATAGCTCCGTATTGCTGAAACCTGCTAATGAAAAGTACCAGGGAGAAGGCCCCAAAACATTCTGGGACCTGCAGACGGGCAATTTTGATATCAGCAGCGGCAAATGGCTGGGCTTCCGGTTCACTGAAATGGAGCTGTTAATGTTATTCAAACAGCCCGTGAACGTGCAGCAGATCACACTGAATACCATGCGCAATACACGTGCATATATCTTCCCGCCAACCAAGGTGGAAATATGGGGTGGTCCGGAGCCTTCTAAAATGCGTTTACTGAAGAAAGTGCAACCCACGATACCGGGTAAAGATGATCCGAATATGATGTCGGGCATCAAATGCGAATTCCCCGCACAGGAAGTAAGCTGCATCAGGATCGTAGCGGTGCCTTTAGCAAAACTGCCCCAGTGGCATGATGGCAAAGGCAAACCAGCCTGGATATTTATAGATGAAATATTGGTGAACTGATTAAAAAAAGGTGCAGTAGGTAACTGCACCTTTTTCATTTATCTGAAGTTCCAGCGAACACCTGCGTTCAGGAATACATTGGTAGAAAGCTGATGAGAGGGGTTATTCTTAAATATGCCGGAAATACTTTTATCACTATAGTCAAAAGATCTGAGCGGCATGATACCTCCGCCATAGAAGAGGTCCAGCTTTTTCAAATGCCAGGTGTGCTCAAGCCCAAGAGGCAACTGGATAAAACTCATCAGCCGTTTCCCTTCCGGCATATTCTCCACATCATAGACGCCAAATTTAGGACGGAAGTATAAGGTAAGATCTGTTTGCTGACTGAGCAGGTAAGTAGCACTGATATTTTCAGGCAGGGTAACATTCACCTTCAGTTTATTGCCGGTCTGCCATTGGAAGAACAGGCCGGGTAATATAAGCGGTACGCCTGTTGCATTGGTTATACCAGCACCGAAACCATAAGCGTATTTGGGTTTGCGTTTGATGAACATGGCCACACCATTGATAAACACATCATTGCCGTTTATTTTTTCCATATCTGTGTAAAGGCCTACGGACACGGCACTATATAAGCCCCAGTTATTCTTCAGGCTGCGGAAATGCTGAATACCGGCATCTATTTCCAGCAACTCGCCCGGTATTACTTTTTGCTCATACCCTTTGTTGTTCATTTGTGTATAAGATCCGTTCACCGTAATTCCCCAGGAGCGGATATTTCCCGAGGCCAGGTCTCCTTTATTCGCCAGCAGGAAATTACCGTTAAAACGAACGCGCTGCTGGGAGGAAGAGGCTTTCGTTTTTTCATATTTCTCTTCGCCTATCGGTTTCCTGTATTTGGAAGCAGGCAGATAATCAACGTTTACAGTGATACCGGAAGGTGGTAACTGGGCAAATGTCCGCTGGCTGATGCATAGGAATAGCAGCAGAAAGCTTATGGCAAAACTTTTTGGCATAAAGGTTCAATGTTTTGAGTGTGTATATTATCTAGACCTGTAAAACATTGAACACCCCTATGCCTAACCCGGAAAACTCACTTTTCCCATGGATACATTCGGAATACCATTCCTTCCTTTTCCGAAATTAATAGCTCCTCCGCATACCGCCTCATTGGCCAGTACTGCAAACAATACCGCTTCTTTCGCATCCGGGTTGATGTGTAATTCCTTTGTGCTTTTAAAGGTGCAGCCAGGGAGTAATTCCGTGATGTTTTTCATCAACAGTGGATTGTGCATACCACCACCGCTTACATAAAAATGAAAACCGCTGCCGTCCTTTGTAACTGCTTTGATGGCTTCCGTGATGGTTTCTGCAGAAAAACGGTTAAGGGTGGCCATGGTATCTTCGATGCTGATGCCTGTTGCACCTGATCTTTCAATGGCTTTATCGAGATAAGCGATGTTGAACAATTCCGGGCCAGTAGTTTTCGGGAAGGGTTGCTGGAAGAAAGGGTGATCTTTCAGTGCATTAAGTAATGCGGGGTGCACTGTTCCTTTGGAAGCAATGGCGGAATTTTCATCGAAGTATTGCCCTGGGTAATGTTTTTGGGTGAAGGCATCCATCAGCGTATTACCGGAACCGGTATCACTGCAGAACACTTCATCTGCATTGAGGTTACCCGGCAGATAGGTGAAATTGGCAATACCGCCAATATTCAGCATAATGCGGTTTTCGTTTTTCTTTGAAAAGATGAGGAAATCGCCATAAGCTGCAAGCGGCGCTCCTTCCCCTCCTGCCGCTACATGTTTCTGCCGGAAATCGCTGAGGGTGATAATGCCGGTTTCTACGGCCATATGGTCGCCATCCCCGATCTGCAGGGTAGCATTGCTGAATTTTGCATGTTTATGCAGGGATTTGGGGGCATGGAAGATGGTTTGCCCGTGACTGGCGACCAGGTCCACTTCTGCGGGTTTTTTACCCCATTTCTGCAGGCATTGCAGGATTATGCCTGCATGTTGTTGCGCTACCCAGCCGTTCAGGAGGCAAACTTTCTCCAGGTCCACATTCCTTTTGGAGAACACACTGCTGATCTCCCCTTTGTACTCTTCCCCGTAAGGCACTGTTTCAAATGCCACCAGTTCTATCCGGGAATCCATGCCGGTACCGGAAAAGCGGCAAAGGGCCACATCCAGCCCGTCCACGGAAGTACCGGACATTAAGCCGATAATCAAACGCTCCGCTTTCCCAGAGATCTCATAAAGACGTGAAATGTTCGTATTCATCAGTATTTGTTTACACAGGCCATCCTGCTGGTTTTTACGGGTATTTCAGTAAATATATGCATCTTTTTGCGGTTTTATCAGAATTATTGCAGTAAATTGCTGGAGACCAAAATCATTCACGCCATGCTTAAAAGGGAACGTCAGTCATTTATCCTTCGCCAGGTGAATCTCCACAATAAGGTATTGTCGGTAGACCTGTGCCAGGAAATGGACGTTTCAGAGGATACCATCCGCAGGGACCTGAATGAAATGGCCAAACAGGATAAACTGATCAAGGTACATGGTGGAGCGCTCTCCAAATCATTCCACTTATCCATTGCTTCAGACCACGTATATGCATTAGACAGTAAAAAAATTATTGCCATGAAAGCATGCCGCCTGATCAAGGACGGTATGTTTGTACTCACTACCGGCGGTACCACCATCATAGAACTGGCCAAGGCGCTGCCGCCTGAGCTATCTGCTACTTTCATCACCGTTAGTTTACCCGCAGCTTATGAATATATCCACCATCCGAACATAGAAGTGATCTTCATTGGAGACAGGATCTCCAAGAACTCACAGATCTCCATCGGTGGCGGCGTAGTTTCCAAATTAAACGGCATCAAAGCAGACCTCTGCTTCCTGGGTACCAATTCCATTGATCTCAAACATGGCATCACGGATAACGACTGGGAAGTAGTGGAAGTAAAAAAGGCCATGATCGAGGCTTCAGACAGGGTCATTTCTCTTTCTATCACAGAGAAACTTAACACTACACAACGCATCAAAGTATGCGATCTTTCGAAGCTTACGACACTTATTACAGAAGTGGATCCGCAGGATCAGATTTTAAAACCATATCGGGAAGCCGGCATAGAGATTTTATAGTTCACTTAATGTTCGGGATTTTATCCAACCAATTACAATTAATACTTTAAAAGAAGGATTATGAAAAAAAGGCTATGGTTATGGCGGAGCAATTGGAAATTTGCTTCAATTGCCCTGTCGTTGCAACTTGTGTCGCTTCTCGCCCTGGCACAGGTTCGCATCTCCGGAAAAGTAACCGGAGCAGATGGAAAGGGGATTCCATCTATAGCAGTTCAGATTCGTAACACAACCTCTGGTGCTTACACAGATGGGAATGGCGCTTACTCCATCAACGCCAATCTGAAGGATGGCAGTTATACACTTGCTTTTACGGGTGTAGGTTTGAAGCCGCAGGAAAAAACATTCCAGGTAGGCGCTACCAAAACATTTTCTTTTGATGTGCAATTACAGGAGGATGTGTTGGGATTGAATGAAGTGATTGTTACGGGTACAAGTGTGGCTACTTCCAAAAAGAAGCTGGGCAATGCCGTATCTACCGTTTCTGCAAAGGACATTCAATACAGTGCTGCTACTGGTATTGATGGTGCTTTGCAGGGAAAGGTAGCGGGCGCACAGATCACACAGAACTCCGGTAACCCGGCGGGTGGTATCAGTGTACGTTTAAGAGGTCCAAGTACCATCGTAGGTTCTTCTGATCCGCTTTACATTGTGGATGGTGTGATCGTGAACAATGATTCCAAACAACTGATAGACCTCGGCGGATATGCACAGAACCGCCTGGTGGACATCAACCCCGCAGATATCGAAAGGATAGAAGTGATCAAAGGGGCCGCGGCTGCTGCGATCTATGGGTCCCGCGCAAATAACGGGGTGGTACAGATCTTCACTAAAAGAGGGAAAAGCGGTAAACCACAGGTATCTTTCTCCACGCAGTTTAAAACAAACAGCATCCGCAAGAAACTGGAATACAATGAATATCCTTTCCGCTTCAACAACACGGATGTGAACGACAAAGGCCAGACTGCGGTAACCCGTTATGATTACCAGGATAAGATCTTCAGCACGGGTATCGGCACGGATAATACCTTATCTGTTTCCGGTGGTACAGAAGATACCAAATACTATATTGCAGCATCCACCTTGTATAATGAAGGGATCATCAAAAACACCAATTTCAACAGAAACGGACTGCGGGTGAATATTTCGCAAAAGCTGAATAAAATACTTACGCTTTCTGCAGGTGCCAATTATACGTTGAGCAATAGCCGGGAAATACCCAATGGTGGTATTAACGAAGCATATGGTGCACTTACAGGTTTTATATTCAGCAATAACTTTATCAATCCTGATCAGGACCCTATTACCGGTCTTTATCCTTCTACAGCTCCTGTGGCTATTCTCCGCCGTACCAACCCGCTTGAAGCGATCAATCGTTTTGATTTCCGTCAGAAGGTGAACCGTTTTATCGGGAACGTACAACTGAATGCAAAACCAGTTGAGGGGCTGAATGTTGATCTTATTTTTGGATTGGATAATTACACACAAAATGCTACCGGTTATATTCCACCCAAAAATACCACCCCCAGTTATGACGGAGGTTTATCAAGAAGAGCGGATGCAACGGTATTACAAACCAATACTGACCTCAACGTCAGTTATCGCAAGAAGGTGAACAGCTGGCTGGAATCTACTACCGGACTGGGTGGTACCATGCAGTATGACAGGACTTACCTGATCGGTGGTACAGCACAGCAGCTGGGTGCATTTGGCCAGACGTTGAATAACGGTACTATAGTAGCTACAGAGTCCCGTGCAGAGAGGACCATTTATGGAGGATTCCTGCAACAGACATTCGGTTTCTTTGACAAGATATACATCACGGGTGCTGCGAGAACGGATGCATCGTCTGTATATGGTAAAGATAACCGCTGGCAGTTCTTCCCCAAACTAAGTGGCTCCTATCTTATTTCTGAAGAGGATTTCTGGCGGGATTCCAAACTGGCAGACATCATCCCTTCTTTCAAATTACGTGCGGCATGGGGGCAATCGGGTAACCTTAC
This DNA window, taken from Chitinophaga niabensis, encodes the following:
- a CDS encoding PSD1 and planctomycete cytochrome C domain-containing protein, whose product is MRQRLSVALAAICLLAYIACNRSGANKGAQTSKLPDEVDYNFHIRPILSDKCFTCHGPDANKREAGLRLDIGDSAFKALKETPGAFAFVPGKPHQSEVYKRITTEDTSLRMPPVNSNLALTEHEIDLIEKWIKQGAKYKPHWAFVAPQPVKPPVVDDEKWPRNEIDKFVLQGMENAGLKPNGEADKERLLKRACLDIIGLPPTVEMMDRFLADNSANAYEKIIDTLLAMPQYGEKMAIHWMDVARFADSHGYQDDNYRSQWPWRDWVIHAFNENLPYNKFVTWQLAGDLIPGATREQLLATGYNRNHKITEEGGVIDEEYRVEYVSDRTNSFAKSFLGVTMECAHCHDHKYDPFSQQEYYQLYAFFNNVKEVGLESTVGGPETFAKKPYMEISNEEVKGVLSFINKPDTNRLIVSVMGDQDTTVRKTYILNRGVYDAHGTEVFPGTPKSILSFNNATPNRLGLADWLFSPKNPLAARVFVNRMWQEVFGRGIVKTSGDFGMQGELPSHPALLDWLAVDFRTHGWDIKRLMKQMLTSATYRQSAVVPKEKLQKDPDNVWLSRAPRFRLPAELVRDLVLSSSGLLTKKIGGPSVKPYQPKGLWELATSGRGLLARYQQDHGESLYRRGLYTFIKRTVPPPSLMIFDGSNRDQCEIKRSNTNTPLQALVMLNDPQVLEASRVLAAKLMQEKSDPVEKAFRLIVCRKPSEKELALLQEYYKDQQQHYQGKPAEATKILNVGEYPLPEKANKPALAALMQVVTTIYNLEETLSKS
- a CDS encoding DUF1501 domain-containing protein gives rise to the protein MDKEFLEHGLNMNRRRFLSRLSLGLGSVALGSLLIPDLLNGGGAEEMGFPPGIPHFAPKAKRVIYLFQNGAPSQLETFDYKPMLRQMMGQELPASIRNGQRLTGMTSGQASFPLVGSFYDFKQYGQSRAWISDLFPYTAKVVDDICIIKSMYTEAINHDPALTFFQTGAQQGNRPSMGAWLSYGLGSENKNLPAFCVLLSRGKGNGQGVYSKLWTNGFLDSIHQGVQFSSGESPVLYLNDPAGMDSTGRRKMLDKLSELNQLSYDQFGDPEINTKIQQYEMAYRMQTAVPDITDLSKEPDDIIKLYGPNCLVPGTFASNCLLARKLSENGVRFVQLYHQGWDQHGNLPNEMAGQAKDVDQASAALITDLKQRGLLDETLVIWGGEFGRSNYSQGKWTADNYGRDHHPRCFSIWMAGGGVKPGIVYGETDDFGYNVTKDPVHVHDFQATVMNLLGLDHEKLIYKHLGRRYRLTDVAGNVITNLIA
- a CDS encoding 6-bladed beta-propeller, translated to MDRRNFIQASALIAGSFYISKDLFAKDNGAVYGHNNMRYRMDNKWGNLDPSKYPVKDCHEMVQDKKGRIILLTNETKNNILIYNKSGKLLNSWGHEFPGAHGLTLAHDHLYITDTDKHQVFKTTLDGKILLTINFPEESGVYKEAKAFVPTETTVADNGDFYIADGYGSQYILHYNAEGKLQSFFGGRGKEDKHLDNAHGICIDKRNGTPTLLVTDRTRNCFKRFSMAGELIEVIPLPGACVCRPVIKGDHLYAAVLRSPDLGKENSGFVTILDKNNKVVSNIGGTAPEYKDGKLQPMLQAEKIFANPHDVCVDDEENIYVAQWASGKVYPYKFKRV
- a CDS encoding c-type cytochrome domain-containing protein, with product MLKRLAENLLIAANIFILFLLVFYQHLHLPAWLQVIGRMHPLLLHFPIVLLILALVLDLLTIRSEQLAASLRPLIGHLWLAGALTAAITVIMGLFLSREEGYTGDMLAWHKWSGIAIVWLASLLYWYRYVRKSIMITGSALTLVSLAVAGHFGANLTHGSDFLLAPVTPQHSKVTVPIEQAVIFEHLVKPILEQKCLSCHNSDKAKGELLMETPAQILKGGKSGPLFIAGNPMASLMIERIHLPMEEKKHMPPTGKTQLSLQEIEVLQHWIRLGGDFRKTVTSLKKEDSLYILAAQLLKPEVSEDQFSFAAASEATIKKLSNNYRVIFPLSRNSPALIVNFYNKEQYSAKALEELLPLKTQIVELHLQKMPVKDAELSVIKQFSNLRKINLDFSAITGSTLQELTGLKHLRSLAISGTGVNLQNLQKLRASKSLEEVYCWNTPLTEKDWQQLAAVKNIRFEKGYDNRGQEPLKLNAPMVNNDHAIFLSKQTLAITHPIKGVEIRYTLDGSEVDSVNSPVYKDSITVDSSFTVKAKAYKTGWYGSDAIEARFLKTTYKPDSSVLLKPANEKYQGEGPKTFWDLQTGNFDISSGKWLGFRFTEMELLMLFKQPVNVQQITLNTMRNTRAYIFPPTKVEIWGGPEPSKMRLLKKVQPTIPGKDDPNMMSGIKCEFPAQEVSCIRIVAVPLAKLPQWHDGKGKPAWIFIDEILVN
- a CDS encoding DUF6268 family outer membrane beta-barrel protein, which produces MPKSFAISFLLLFLCISQRTFAQLPPSGITVNVDYLPASKYRKPIGEEKYEKTKASSSQQRVRFNGNFLLANKGDLASGNIRSWGITVNGSYTQMNNKGYEQKVIPGELLEIDAGIQHFRSLKNNWGLYSAVSVGLYTDMEKINGNDVFINGVAMFIKRKPKYAYGFGAGITNATGVPLILPGLFFQWQTGNKLKVNVTLPENISATYLLSQQTDLTLYFRPKFGVYDVENMPEGKRLMSFIQLPLGLEHTWHLKKLDLFYGGGIMPLRSFDYSDKSISGIFKNNPSHQLSTNVFLNAGVRWNFR
- a CDS encoding anhydro-N-acetylmuramic acid kinase, with product MNTNISRLYEISGKAERLIIGLMSGTSVDGLDVALCRFSGTGMDSRIELVAFETVPYGEEYKGEISSVFSKRNVDLEKVCLLNGWVAQQHAGIILQCLQKWGKKPAEVDLVASHGQTIFHAPKSLHKHAKFSNATLQIGDGDHMAVETGIITLSDFRQKHVAAGGEGAPLAAYGDFLIFSKKNENRIMLNIGGIANFTYLPGNLNADEVFCSDTGSGNTLMDAFTQKHYPGQYFDENSAIASKGTVHPALLNALKDHPFFQQPFPKTTGPELFNIAYLDKAIERSGATGISIEDTMATLNRFSAETITEAIKAVTKDGSGFHFYVSGGGMHNPLLMKNITELLPGCTFKSTKELHINPDAKEAVLFAVLANEAVCGGAINFGKGRNGIPNVSMGKVSFPG
- a CDS encoding DeoR/GlpR family DNA-binding transcription regulator, which codes for MLKRERQSFILRQVNLHNKVLSVDLCQEMDVSEDTIRRDLNEMAKQDKLIKVHGGALSKSFHLSIASDHVYALDSKKIIAMKACRLIKDGMFVLTTGGTTIIELAKALPPELSATFITVSLPAAYEYIHHPNIEVIFIGDRISKNSQISIGGGVVSKLNGIKADLCFLGTNSIDLKHGITDNDWEVVEVKKAMIEASDRVISLSITEKLNTTQRIKVCDLSKLTTLITEVDPQDQILKPYREAGIEIL